In one window of Pseudodesulfovibrio sediminis DNA:
- a CDS encoding DUF4197 domain-containing protein — MRQKYSLIITALTLTTLLAAGFAYAGWGDIPKSVGDAASTAAGLPYTPSEATAAIKEVLGMGTDSAVETLGTSGGFMDDPVAAIPLPDMFKNMGSDSSGLLSALNTAAEDSVPSVGGLFKDAIDNLDVSNPTAMLDSGSSDTAITTYFEGQSRASLKTLAKPIVSKSLDAAGAGTYLSALTTAQQAASITGTTFDPVDYVTDQTLDAMFHYIGEQEKNLRSTGGAGASALLQKIF; from the coding sequence GTGAGGCAAAAATATTCCCTCATCATCACTGCACTGACATTGACCACATTGCTTGCCGCAGGTTTCGCCTATGCCGGATGGGGTGACATCCCCAAAAGCGTTGGCGACGCCGCATCCACGGCCGCAGGGTTGCCCTACACACCATCCGAGGCCACAGCCGCCATCAAGGAAGTCCTTGGCATGGGCACTGATTCCGCAGTCGAAACTCTGGGCACATCCGGCGGATTCATGGACGATCCGGTGGCAGCTATTCCGCTGCCTGACATGTTCAAGAACATGGGCTCCGATTCTTCCGGCCTCCTGTCCGCCCTGAACACGGCAGCAGAGGATTCCGTGCCCTCGGTGGGTGGACTGTTCAAGGATGCCATTGACAATCTGGATGTGTCCAACCCCACTGCCATGCTCGATTCCGGCAGCTCGGACACCGCCATCACCACGTATTTCGAGGGACAGTCCCGGGCCAGCCTGAAGACGCTGGCCAAACCCATCGTGTCCAAGAGCCTGGATGCTGCCGGAGCCGGAACCTACCTGAGCGCGCTGACCACAGCGCAACAGGCCGCCAGCATAACCGGAACAACCTTTGACCCTGTTGATTATGTAACCGACCAGACCCTGGACGCCATGTTCCACTATATCGGCGAACAGGAAAAGAACCTGCGCTCAACGGGTGGTGCCGGAGCCAGCGCACTTCTGCAAAAAATATTTTAG
- a CDS encoding aryl-sulfate sulfotransferase, giving the protein MNHKILLAALVLGLVFMAGHARAATLFVNGKAAQPGSGTSWATPFSDLNTALAAAAKGDQIWVAAGTYTPTADPNREATFQLREDVAVYGGFDGTETDLSKRNVKKNQTTLSGDLGVPGMPEDNAYHVVTGANGARIDGFSITGGYSQNTGWQGDSTLSVHTLTAAPQHGLGAGMLNFKSAPVVANCVFQDNHALMGGAVYSLTGATDTATPSPQFLNCTFWQNSALVGGGGVANQLSAPLFVSCEFDSNLAEATGGGMLNDFGSTPRLLNTIFRNNEAQNGGGMANQGTSAPTLYYSTFTGNRSTASGPAIFQGAGTNTTVLLKTVVWGNECDCADTRFANSDTSTIRVEDSTIQNGYDGKSVFQANPGLDRQSETMLNTGFKTNGHRFRPSKLDSRLKGIDRYAIAADMPVFDPSYTVTLAPAVIEKIQALNVPAPTPAPAMTAEPAPTPLAEPAPRAEVPPVAKPTPAAPKALTAGPATPAAKTAPATPAPEAAPAASAPAPKALAMTTPPPSATTDRPAKRPDGPPSTQTVLQELDLDGNGCITINEARGALTQQFWRVDNNGDGCLSERELSRFTKQHPKTNKSAAQRPPAPVGQPAPKATPKVRQVTPPPPTAAPVTQQAAAPALPKSAAAAPQGVSAPVGPSTGYTLFAPIGGTETYLVNMQGDVVKTWRGTDRSSGAVYLLNNGNLLRTVSPAPGEVRTPFVGEGVQGGIIQEISPRGQIVWEYSYVDNKVRQHHDIEPLPNGNVLILAWELKAQGQLAAVGASVRNHPDQKIWAEHIVEVRKSGPRSGYIVWEWHAWDHLVQNTDKSAPNFATPSRMPQRIDVNYNPRRIPDWQHANSIDYSPISNQIVVSLRNMNEIWVIDHSTTSEQAASSSGGIMHRGGDLLFRWGNPAAYGSSAPQVLFSQHDARWTKGRKPGDESITLFNNGNRRHKQSDVIEIKPAYYLRSTQLDAKVVWSYLEKGGEPFYAGDISGAQRLPNGNMLICEGTAGRLFEVDAQGKTVWTYQHEAGGNGPGDHIFRATRIPDVHPGVRRLIQ; this is encoded by the coding sequence ATGAATCATAAAATTCTACTCGCCGCTCTTGTCCTCGGTCTCGTCTTCATGGCCGGTCACGCCCGCGCTGCCACCCTGTTCGTCAATGGCAAGGCCGCTCAACCCGGAAGCGGGACATCCTGGGCCACACCGTTCAGCGACCTGAACACGGCCCTTGCCGCCGCAGCCAAAGGCGACCAAATATGGGTGGCCGCGGGGACCTATACCCCCACCGCCGATCCCAACCGCGAGGCGACCTTCCAACTCAGGGAAGACGTGGCTGTCTACGGGGGATTTGACGGAACTGAAACCGATCTGTCCAAACGGAACGTCAAAAAGAACCAGACCACCCTGTCTGGAGATCTGGGCGTCCCCGGCATGCCTGAAGACAACGCCTATCATGTTGTCACAGGGGCCAACGGCGCACGGATCGATGGATTCTCCATCACTGGTGGATATAGCCAGAACACAGGCTGGCAGGGGGATTCCACGCTATCAGTGCACACCCTGACTGCCGCTCCGCAACATGGACTCGGCGCGGGCATGCTCAACTTCAAGAGCGCACCCGTTGTGGCCAACTGCGTTTTTCAGGACAACCACGCCCTCATGGGCGGCGCTGTCTACTCCCTGACCGGTGCCACCGACACCGCGACGCCCTCTCCGCAGTTCCTCAACTGCACATTCTGGCAGAACTCCGCGCTGGTAGGCGGCGGCGGTGTTGCCAATCAGCTCAGCGCCCCGCTGTTCGTCTCCTGCGAGTTCGATTCCAACCTTGCCGAGGCCACCGGCGGCGGCATGCTCAATGACTTCGGCAGCACGCCTCGCCTGCTGAACACCATCTTCCGCAATAACGAAGCCCAAAACGGCGGTGGCATGGCCAACCAGGGCACATCCGCTCCGACACTGTATTACTCCACCTTTACCGGCAACCGCTCCACCGCATCCGGCCCGGCCATTTTTCAAGGCGCCGGAACCAACACCACGGTCCTGCTCAAGACGGTCGTCTGGGGCAACGAATGTGATTGCGCGGACACCCGCTTTGCCAACAGCGACACATCCACCATCCGGGTGGAGGACTCCACCATTCAGAACGGGTACGACGGCAAGAGTGTGTTCCAGGCCAATCCCGGTCTTGATCGCCAGTCCGAAACCATGCTCAACACCGGTTTCAAAACCAATGGACACCGCTTTCGCCCTTCCAAACTCGACAGCCGCCTCAAGGGTATCGACCGGTACGCCATAGCTGCCGACATGCCCGTCTTTGACCCGTCGTACACCGTGACGCTGGCCCCCGCTGTTATCGAGAAAATACAGGCGCTGAACGTGCCCGCGCCCACACCTGCCCCGGCCATGACAGCGGAACCGGCACCCACACCTCTTGCCGAACCAGCCCCCCGGGCGGAAGTGCCGCCTGTCGCAAAACCGACCCCGGCAGCTCCCAAGGCACTGACAGCAGGGCCGGCAACGCCTGCGGCCAAGACTGCCCCGGCCACTCCTGCGCCCGAAGCCGCACCCGCTGCAAGCGCTCCGGCACCGAAAGCCCTTGCCATGACCACGCCGCCACCTTCAGCCACGACAGACCGACCTGCCAAACGCCCGGACGGCCCACCCTCTACACAAACCGTGTTGCAGGAGCTGGATCTGGACGGCAACGGCTGCATCACAATCAACGAGGCGCGCGGCGCGCTTACACAGCAGTTCTGGCGCGTGGACAACAATGGTGACGGGTGTCTCTCCGAGAGGGAACTGAGCCGCTTTACGAAGCAGCACCCCAAAACCAACAAGAGCGCAGCGCAGCGCCCCCCCGCACCTGTGGGACAGCCAGCACCCAAGGCCACGCCCAAGGTCCGTCAGGTAACACCACCGCCCCCCACAGCCGCCCCTGTCACACAGCAGGCTGCCGCTCCGGCCCTACCCAAATCCGCCGCAGCAGCACCGCAAGGCGTCAGTGCGCCAGTCGGCCCCTCCACCGGATACACCCTGTTCGCCCCAATCGGTGGCACAGAGACCTATCTGGTCAACATGCAGGGTGATGTGGTCAAAACCTGGCGCGGCACCGATCGCTCGTCCGGGGCCGTCTACCTGCTCAACAACGGCAACCTGCTGCGCACGGTGTCCCCGGCACCGGGCGAGGTCCGCACCCCCTTTGTGGGCGAGGGAGTTCAGGGCGGCATCATTCAGGAAATTTCTCCGCGAGGCCAGATTGTTTGGGAATACAGCTATGTGGACAACAAAGTCCGCCAACATCACGATATCGAACCTCTGCCCAATGGAAACGTGCTCATCCTGGCCTGGGAACTCAAGGCACAGGGCCAGCTGGCCGCTGTCGGCGCTTCCGTGCGCAACCACCCGGACCAGAAAATCTGGGCAGAGCACATCGTGGAAGTACGCAAATCCGGCCCCCGCAGCGGTTACATTGTCTGGGAATGGCATGCCTGGGACCATCTGGTACAGAATACCGACAAGTCCGCTCCCAATTTTGCCACCCCCTCGCGCATGCCCCAACGCATTGACGTGAACTATAACCCCAGACGCATACCGGATTGGCAGCACGCCAACTCCATTGACTACAGCCCCATCTCCAATCAGATCGTGGTCAGCCTGCGCAACATGAATGAGATCTGGGTCATTGACCACTCAACCACCTCGGAACAGGCCGCATCCAGTTCCGGCGGCATCATGCATCGTGGAGGCGATCTTCTGTTCCGCTGGGGCAACCCGGCAGCCTATGGCTCTTCCGCCCCGCAGGTCCTGTTCAGCCAGCACGATGCCAGGTGGACCAAGGGCCGCAAGCCGGGCGACGAGAGCATCACGCTCTTCAACAACGGCAACCGGCGGCACAAGCAATCCGATGTGATTGAGATCAAGCCCGCCTATTACCTGCGCTCCACACAACTGGACGCCAAGGTGGTCTGGTCCTATCTGGAAAAAGGCGGAGAGCCGTTCTATGCAGGCGACATCTCCGGCGCCCAGAGACTGCCCAACGGCAACATGCTCATCTGCGAAGGCACGGCAGGCCGTCTTTTTGAAGTGGACGCGCAGGGCAAAACCGTCTGGACCTACCAACACGAGGCAGGCGGCAACGGGCCGGGAGACCACATCTTCCGCGCCACGCGCATACCGGATGTTCACCCCGGGGTCAGGCGACTCATTCAGTAA
- a CDS encoding DUF1786 domain-containing protein: protein MGKTTLCLDIGSGTQDVLLYSPDIEIENCPKFVIPSPALQIGRRMEGLRLQGKHIWLHGRNMGGGVTRFIRAHQKAGLKVASNESAAYTMADDLTRIPESGIELTETCPDGYEPVMLTDFNEKWWRTFLAAAEIPWPDAIAACAQDHGFHPGKSNRMGRFKLWQTFLDEGEGRPETLVYDTPPAMLTRLADLQKDIGGGVVSDTGSAAVLGALFVDEIEQHGMETGVTLVNIGNSHLIAFLLYGGRIHGVYEQHTGCVDGKKLWADLDKFRCGCMTFEQVFEERGHGCLTLDLPKKAEGFKPTYVLGPRRAMLEGFDVQFPAPGGDMMLAGCFGLIKGLSLREK, encoded by the coding sequence GTGGGAAAAACCACTCTGTGCCTCGATATCGGCAGCGGCACGCAGGATGTGCTGCTCTACTCACCTGACATTGAAATCGAAAACTGTCCGAAATTCGTCATTCCCTCACCGGCCCTGCAGATCGGCCGACGCATGGAAGGGCTGCGGCTTCAGGGCAAGCATATCTGGCTGCATGGCCGCAACATGGGCGGCGGCGTCACCCGCTTCATCCGCGCGCACCAGAAGGCCGGCCTCAAGGTCGCATCCAACGAATCCGCGGCCTACACCATGGCTGACGACCTGACGCGCATCCCCGAATCCGGCATCGAACTGACCGAGACCTGCCCGGACGGGTATGAACCGGTCATGCTCACGGACTTCAATGAGAAATGGTGGCGCACTTTCCTGGCTGCCGCCGAGATACCATGGCCTGATGCCATTGCCGCCTGCGCCCAGGACCACGGTTTTCATCCCGGCAAGTCCAACCGCATGGGCCGTTTCAAACTCTGGCAGACCTTTCTTGACGAGGGTGAAGGTCGCCCCGAAACATTGGTCTACGACACCCCGCCCGCCATGCTGACCAGGCTGGCCGATCTTCAAAAAGATATCGGCGGCGGCGTGGTCTCGGACACCGGTTCCGCGGCCGTGCTCGGCGCGCTTTTTGTGGACGAGATAGAACAGCACGGCATGGAAACCGGCGTCACGCTGGTCAATATCGGCAACTCCCACCTCATCGCCTTCCTGCTCTACGGAGGCCGCATCCACGGTGTGTACGAACAACACACAGGCTGTGTGGACGGCAAGAAACTGTGGGCCGACCTGGACAAGTTCCGGTGCGGCTGCATGACCTTTGAACAGGTCTTTGAGGAACGCGGTCACGGATGTCTGACACTGGACCTGCCCAAGAAGGCCGAAGGATTCAAGCCAACGTACGTGCTCGGCCCGCGCCGCGCCATGCTGGAAGGGTTTGATGTCCAGTTCCCGGCCCCGGGCGGTGACATGATGCTGGCAGGCTGTTTCGGCCTGATCAAAGGCCTCTCCCTGCGCGAAAAATGA
- a CDS encoding esterase/lipase family protein has product MRSVDTLTRQRHCSDMLTLLVFILLGVIILFPVVRFAAFLISNHVSGDLAEIRERLGSLPWPLVRGLATAMAAEPIAIFSVVKLLVSRSERGGEGIPILLTHGLYHNKTAWWYFKRQLRRAGFTNLHTYQYNSFTKDFNVAVAGMESKLDELLGDDPDGRVILVGHSMGGLVSRCVAGQYAYRDRVAALITLGSPHKGSVLAYLGCNRMARGLIPGQYISKRVAEMPDPNCPRLGIYTLTDDYVCPFHLLRTGRDSWEEQICSPMGHVWMLYSREITERVIRFLQDKGID; this is encoded by the coding sequence ATGCGATCGGTTGACACGCTGACGCGTCAAAGGCATTGTTCGGACATGCTGACATTGCTCGTTTTCATCCTGCTGGGTGTTATCATTCTGTTTCCCGTTGTCCGTTTCGCGGCTTTTCTCATCTCCAATCATGTGTCCGGAGATCTGGCCGAGATCAGGGAAAGACTCGGTTCACTGCCGTGGCCGCTTGTCCGTGGTCTGGCCACGGCCATGGCGGCGGAGCCCATAGCTATTTTTTCCGTCGTGAAGTTGCTTGTTTCCCGGTCCGAGCGCGGCGGCGAAGGGATTCCCATACTCCTGACCCACGGGCTGTATCACAACAAGACCGCGTGGTGGTATTTCAAACGGCAGCTCAGGCGAGCTGGGTTCACCAACCTGCATACCTATCAATACAACAGCTTTACCAAGGATTTCAATGTGGCGGTAGCTGGAATGGAGAGCAAGCTCGACGAGTTGCTGGGAGACGATCCTGATGGCCGCGTCATCCTTGTGGGGCACAGTATGGGCGGTCTGGTCTCGCGCTGTGTCGCAGGGCAATACGCCTATCGGGACAGAGTGGCGGCGCTCATCACGCTTGGTTCACCCCACAAGGGGAGCGTTCTGGCCTATCTGGGCTGCAACCGCATGGCCCGTGGGCTTATCCCTGGCCAGTATATTTCCAAACGGGTGGCCGAGATGCCGGACCCGAACTGCCCCCGCCTCGGCATCTATACCTTGACCGATGATTATGTCTGCCCGTTTCACCTGCTGCGCACCGGGCGTGACAGCTGGGAAGAGCAGATCTGTTCTCCCATGGGCCATGTCTGGATGCTGTACTCTCGCGAAATTACGGAAAGAGTGATCCGTTTTCTTCAGGACAAGGGAATCGACTGA
- a CDS encoding HEAT repeat domain-containing protein — translation MATLDDFRNKEFLDQITILNEISGSKAPEALPELVELLKKPVGDTSIDYMVVNALNAVLSNNPDKAIEGLNDAHEGYQILCIRVVGEYAIQGAAQKLVELASSETDQDRLMEVLTSLARIGDDSALPVFRSFLTHEDAFIQSSCIEALGKLHDPESVEQFKSMILDSEAPDRFEVCDLTTWKAVDALAAYGTDETIDFLVQKLHHKNPTVRRIITDVLVDIGSVCVPPLMNAFEEGDTDTKILTANVLGFLRDRAGADGLVAAFDKGLADDENVRYAVYEALGRIGSMKGLICLVDGLSETEELILMAVIGGLERHVNPGMLSTLTTLITKTDEQAERLAKAIISSRATSIFRALYENQSAAEILINTLIESKDTEILDDFRTALTEIGGEQAEKDIARLPQLGAGARKALAADDSRSMCAMHRAILTDLGFEPYMAANGEEAYEFIEQDVDFDVIITDMNMPIMDGMELVSKVRNTPGYEDVPIIMVTTESEADQQNLASKAGVSAFITKPFKPDDLKNKILEMTE, via the coding sequence ATGGCAACGCTTGACGATTTCAGAAATAAGGAATTCCTGGATCAAATCACGATCCTCAATGAGATATCCGGGAGCAAGGCCCCGGAAGCTCTTCCCGAACTGGTGGAACTGCTTAAAAAGCCTGTGGGCGACACATCCATTGACTATATGGTAGTCAACGCCCTGAATGCGGTCCTGTCCAACAACCCGGACAAGGCCATCGAGGGATTGAACGATGCGCACGAAGGGTACCAGATCCTGTGTATCCGCGTGGTGGGTGAATACGCCATACAGGGTGCTGCCCAAAAGCTGGTCGAACTGGCCTCCTCCGAAACGGATCAGGACCGCCTCATGGAGGTACTCACCTCCCTGGCCCGTATCGGTGACGATTCCGCACTGCCCGTTTTCCGCTCTTTCCTCACCCACGAAGACGCCTTCATCCAATCCTCATGCATCGAAGCCCTTGGCAAGCTGCATGACCCGGAATCCGTGGAACAGTTCAAGAGCATGATTCTGGACAGTGAGGCTCCGGACCGGTTCGAGGTCTGTGACCTGACCACATGGAAGGCCGTGGATGCGCTGGCAGCCTACGGCACAGATGAGACCATCGATTTCCTGGTGCAGAAGCTGCATCACAAGAACCCCACCGTGCGCCGCATCATCACTGATGTGCTGGTGGACATCGGCTCGGTCTGTGTTCCCCCGCTCATGAACGCCTTTGAAGAAGGCGACACCGACACCAAGATTCTGACCGCCAACGTCCTTGGCTTCCTGCGCGACCGTGCGGGTGCCGACGGTCTTGTGGCCGCCTTTGACAAAGGGCTGGCCGACGACGAGAACGTCCGGTACGCCGTGTACGAAGCACTGGGGCGCATCGGGTCCATGAAGGGACTCATCTGCCTGGTGGACGGGTTGTCCGAAACCGAAGAGCTCATCCTCATGGCTGTCATCGGCGGGCTGGAACGCCATGTCAATCCCGGCATGCTCTCCACGCTGACCACGCTGATCACCAAGACCGACGAACAGGCGGAGAGACTGGCCAAGGCAATCATTTCTTCCAGAGCCACATCGATCTTCCGTGCCCTGTACGAAAACCAGAGTGCCGCTGAGATCCTCATCAACACGCTGATCGAATCCAAGGATACGGAAATCCTCGACGACTTCCGTACCGCGCTGACGGAAATCGGAGGAGAACAGGCAGAAAAGGACATAGCCCGACTGCCGCAACTCGGAGCAGGTGCACGCAAGGCACTGGCCGCAGACGACTCTCGTTCCATGTGCGCCATGCACCGTGCCATTCTGACCGACCTCGGTTTCGAGCCCTACATGGCCGCCAATGGCGAAGAGGCATACGAGTTCATCGAACAGGATGTGGACTTCGACGTCATCATCACTGACATGAACATGCCCATCATGGATGGCATGGAGCTGGTCAGCAAGGTGCGCAACACCCCAGGTTACGAGGACGTGCCCATCATCATGGTCACCACCGAATCGGAAGCGGATCAGCAAAACCTCGCCAGCAAGGCCGGCGTCTCGGCGTTCATAACCAAGCCGTTCAAACCGGATGATCTCAAAAACAAAATCCTGGAAATGACAGAATAA
- a CDS encoding chemotaxis protein CheX, which translates to MDVELAKPFIKAAIDVLSTMAAIKPEVGKPYVKKNTVAAGDVSGMVGITGKKNGSVSLSFSKGCAVAIVKNMLGDEIEDIMQDVKDAVGELTNMISGQARAGLAEKGLVFQGSTPTVVMGDGHTISHMAKTPIMAIPFTTKDGTFTIEFCFE; encoded by the coding sequence ATGGATGTTGAACTGGCAAAGCCCTTCATCAAAGCAGCCATAGACGTCTTGTCCACCATGGCGGCAATCAAGCCTGAGGTTGGCAAACCGTACGTCAAAAAGAACACTGTCGCTGCGGGTGATGTCTCCGGCATGGTCGGCATTACCGGCAAAAAAAACGGAAGTGTCTCGCTTTCCTTTTCCAAGGGATGTGCAGTCGCCATCGTCAAAAACATGCTGGGCGATGAAATCGAAGACATCATGCAGGACGTCAAAGACGCCGTTGGTGAGTTGACCAACATGATCTCAGGCCAGGCCCGCGCCGGACTCGCGGAAAAGGGTCTCGTTTTTCAGGGTTCGACACCCACCGTGGTCATGGGCGATGGCCATACCATCTCGCATATGGCAAAGACACCTATCATGGCAATCCCATTCACGACCAAGGATGGGACATTTACCATTGAATTCTGCTTCGAGTAA
- a CDS encoding N-acyl homoserine lactonase family protein, producing MKYSVHPICMGTKMFDKGMMTYQQGYGTPYTIPIYTWYIEGGDKKILVDTGEMQPIISDEREQAIGGKIYTFEEGLAKYGLTPEDIDIVIHTHLHNDHCENDYKCVNATIYVHEKEMESAYNPHPLDFRYLEDYIDDVKENGQIVTLSEDTEVLPGITMIHTPAHTLGGMSVKIETDKGSVLICGFCTILENLEPPIEVRAMEMDVIPPGTNTGPADAYDILVRAKEMADHVLPLHEPKWAGMETVPE from the coding sequence ATGAAATATTCCGTTCATCCCATCTGCATGGGAACCAAGATGTTCGACAAGGGCATGATGACTTATCAGCAGGGGTACGGCACGCCGTATACCATCCCCATTTATACATGGTACATAGAAGGCGGGGACAAGAAGATTCTGGTTGATACCGGTGAGATGCAGCCCATTATCTCCGATGAGCGCGAGCAGGCCATCGGCGGGAAGATTTATACCTTCGAAGAAGGACTGGCCAAGTATGGACTTACGCCCGAAGATATCGACATCGTCATTCATACCCACCTGCACAATGATCACTGCGAAAACGATTATAAATGCGTGAACGCAACCATATATGTACACGAAAAGGAAATGGAGTCTGCCTATAATCCTCATCCGCTCGATTTCCGTTATCTGGAGGACTACATCGACGACGTGAAGGAAAACGGGCAGATCGTGACCCTCTCCGAGGATACCGAGGTGCTGCCGGGGATCACCATGATCCATACCCCGGCCCACACCCTCGGCGGCATGTCCGTGAAGATCGAGACCGACAAGGGGAGTGTGCTCATCTGCGGATTCTGCACCATCCTCGAAAATTTGGAGCCCCCCATCGAGGTCAGGGCCATGGAGATGGACGTCATCCCGCCGGGAACCAACACCGGTCCGGCCGATGCCTACGACATTCTGGTCAGGGCCAAGGAGATGGCCGACCATGTCCTGCCGCTGCATGAGCCCAAGTGGGCCGGTATGGAGACGGTTCCGGAGTAG
- a CDS encoding AEC family transporter, protein MSPILLAIIPIFVLILVGFGLRRMGFPGEGFWPVSERLTYFVLLPAMLVQGLSGKELSPDLLPLSVAVVCTILTMAIIARLLWPVLKLDGPAYTSLFQGSFRPNTYIGMSIAAALMGAEWLALSAMALLAMIPVINVICVLTLSRHGSKGGGGFKRVLFGVVTNPLILACAIGLGMNLLHLSLPSIINDFLDILGRAALPMGLLAAGAGLRFETVNGGKRTLVVSSVLHLAVLPLLAAGFSVLFGVDPAGQQIAVIYTAIPVSLSSFILARQMGGDHRLMAQIITVQTVLSVVTMPLALALLT, encoded by the coding sequence ATGTCGCCTATTTTACTTGCCATTATCCCTATCTTTGTCCTTATTCTGGTGGGCTTTGGTCTGCGACGCATGGGATTCCCCGGAGAGGGCTTCTGGCCGGTCTCCGAACGGCTGACCTATTTTGTCCTGCTGCCAGCAATGTTGGTGCAGGGGCTTTCGGGCAAGGAGCTCAGCCCTGATCTGCTGCCCCTGTCCGTGGCGGTCGTGTGTACCATTCTCACGATGGCAATCATTGCGCGCCTGCTCTGGCCCGTTTTGAAGCTCGACGGCCCGGCCTACACCTCGCTTTTTCAAGGTTCATTCCGGCCCAATACCTATATCGGCATGTCCATTGCTGCTGCCTTGATGGGGGCTGAATGGCTCGCCCTTTCCGCCATGGCGTTGCTCGCGATGATCCCGGTCATCAACGTCATCTGCGTGCTCACGCTGTCTCGACACGGCAGCAAGGGCGGCGGCGGGTTCAAGCGCGTTCTCTTCGGAGTGGTGACCAATCCGCTCATTCTCGCCTGTGCCATCGGGCTGGGCATGAACCTGCTCCACTTATCGCTGCCGAGCATCATCAATGATTTTCTCGACATCCTCGGACGGGCCGCACTTCCCATGGGGTTGTTGGCAGCCGGGGCCGGATTACGGTTCGAGACAGTGAATGGCGGCAAGCGGACGCTGGTGGTTTCTTCCGTGTTGCATTTGGCGGTTTTGCCGCTCCTTGCCGCCGGGTTTTCCGTGCTGTTTGGCGTGGACCCCGCAGGGCAGCAGATTGCGGTTATTTATACGGCTATTCCAGTGTCGCTTTCGTCGTTTATTTTGGCCCGCCAGATGGGCGGTGACCATCGGTTGATGGCGCAGATCATCACCGTGCAGACCGTGTTGTCGGTGGTGACGATGCCTCTTGCTCTCGCGCTTCTCACATAA